In bacterium, the following are encoded in one genomic region:
- a CDS encoding lactate racemase domain-containing protein, translating into MLLFARGSVTDVLDGEALREGLFTALDKLGPRRRVIALPPDFTRFHSRAGELTAAAREYYGPNLTDVLPALGTHKPMSDAEIAAMFPSIPTRLFRVHDFRHGFETLGEVDAAYIREISEGRVDYAWPAQISRYIARSKHDLILSIGQVVPHEVAGMASYNKNIFVGTGGAEGINKSHFIGAAYGMERIMGRADNPVRDAFNYASLHFARHLPILYVLTVIGKGSAGNLVVRGLFIGDDEECFQRASALSLQVNFEMLDQPLFKVVVYLDPHEFKTTWLGNKAIYRTRMAIADGGELVILAPGLREFGEDGQMDKLIRKYGYYGTQRVLEAVQANADLQENLGAAAHLIHGSSEGRFSITYCPGHMTAEEITGVGFRHADLKKMAKRYPWEILQDGWNRTADGERYFYISNPALGLWAVAERFTS; encoded by the coding sequence ATGCTTTTATTTGCCAGGGGATCCGTTACCGACGTGCTCGATGGCGAAGCTCTGCGCGAGGGGCTCTTCACCGCCCTCGACAAACTTGGTCCACGCCGGCGGGTGATCGCCCTGCCGCCCGATTTCACGCGGTTTCATTCGCGCGCCGGTGAACTCACCGCTGCTGCGCGGGAATACTATGGCCCTAACCTGACCGACGTTCTGCCGGCCCTCGGCACCCACAAGCCGATGAGCGACGCCGAGATCGCCGCGATGTTTCCCTCCATACCAACCCGGCTCTTTCGGGTGCACGATTTTCGCCACGGCTTCGAGACCCTGGGCGAAGTTGATGCCGCCTACATCCGCGAGATATCAGAAGGGAGAGTGGATTACGCCTGGCCGGCCCAAATCTCCCGTTATATCGCCCGCAGCAAACATGACCTGATCCTCTCCATCGGACAGGTGGTGCCGCATGAGGTGGCGGGCATGGCCAGCTACAACAAGAATATCTTCGTCGGCACCGGCGGCGCCGAAGGCATCAACAAGAGCCATTTTATCGGGGCCGCCTATGGTATGGAGCGCATTATGGGGCGGGCGGATAACCCGGTGCGCGATGCCTTCAATTATGCCTCTCTTCATTTTGCCCGTCATCTGCCTATTCTCTATGTGCTGACGGTCATCGGCAAGGGAAGCGCAGGCAATCTGGTCGTGCGCGGCCTCTTCATCGGTGATGATGAGGAGTGCTTCCAGCGCGCCAGCGCCCTCTCCCTCCAGGTCAATTTTGAGATGCTTGATCAACCGCTCTTCAAGGTGGTGGTTTATCTCGACCCGCACGAATTCAAGACCACCTGGCTGGGAAACAAGGCCATCTACCGCACTCGTATGGCCATCGCGGATGGTGGGGAACTGGTCATCCTCGCCCCCGGACTCCGGGAGTTCGGCGAAGACGGGCAGATGGACAAGCTCATCCGCAAATACGGTTATTATGGAACACAGCGCGTCCTTGAAGCGGTGCAGGCGAATGCGGACCTGCAGGAGAACCTGGGCGCTGCCGCCCATCTCATCCACGGCTCCTCCGAGGGACGGTTCTCCATCACCTACTGTCCCGGTCACATGACCGCCGAAGAGATCACCGGGGTGGGCTTTCGCCATGCCGACCTCAAGAAAATGGCCAAACGCTATCCCTGGGAGATTCTCCAGGACGGCTGGAACCGCACCGCCGACGGCGAGCGCTATTTTTACATCTCCAATCCCGCCCTGGGCCTCTGGGCGGTGGCGGAACGGTTTACATCATAA
- a CDS encoding glycoside hydrolase family 88 protein encodes MNLLRKPSNYAPAAVCLLAALTLMAHAGAPAPVAGWEQVPLILERIAPPAFPDRDWDITRFGALGDGHSDCTEAIRRAIAACADSGGGRVVVPAGTFLTGTIHLRSHVNLHLANGATLLFSTDPAAYLPVVLTRYEGAELMNYSPFIYAYGQEDIAITGSGTLDGQGEAGGWWTWKRIEESTVANRPYGGESDRERLVRMNREGTPVAERVFGPGFHLRPNFIQPYNCRNVLIEGVRIVNSPMWEIHPVLCTNVIIRGVHIDSHGPNNDGCDPESCRDVLIEACYFDTGDDCIAIKSGRNEDGRRINVPSENIIIRGCQMKEGHGGVVIGSEISGSCRNVFAEDCTMDSPNLERALRIKTNSYRGGVVENIYMRNIRIGEVKEAVLLVDFNYQEGDGGRFTPIVRDLQLERVTSQKSRHALHLVGYERSPVRNILITDCRFDGVERGNVLEQVTGLKMERVLINGQSADTPASWAEKMAGSVMHRRPGAYDDWDYVTGTVLTGIEALWRATGDPRYFDYIRSTVDSVVSPLGAIAGYKADEYNIDEVREGTLLLFLAKETGELRYKVAADLLRQQLREQPRTRSGGFWHKQRYPWQMWLDGLYMGSPFYAGYGVRYHEPADLDDVVRQFTLIDQHLRDPRTGLYFHGWDESGQQSWADPRSGCSPSLWGRGVGWYAMALVDVLDDLPSGHAGRDSLLQILRRLAPALARVQDPGTGLWWQVLDQGGREGNYLESSASAMFVYTLAKGVRLGYLDAEWMKTAEKGFRGILTAFIRANPDGTYSLTHTCKTAGLGYGRDGSYDYYVHQTEYGDDDGKGVGPFILASVEMELLRKK; translated from the coding sequence ATGAATCTCCTTCGCAAGCCCTCTAATTATGCCCCGGCTGCGGTATGCCTCCTGGCCGCGCTGACTCTGATGGCGCATGCCGGCGCGCCGGCCCCCGTTGCGGGCTGGGAGCAGGTGCCGCTGATTCTCGAGCGCATCGCACCGCCCGCCTTCCCGGACCGGGATTGGGACATCACCCGGTTCGGGGCGTTAGGCGACGGCCACAGCGACTGCACCGAGGCCATCCGCCGGGCGATTGCGGCATGCGCCGACTCAGGAGGAGGACGGGTGGTCGTCCCCGCAGGCACCTTTCTCACCGGCACCATTCATCTCCGTAGCCATGTCAACCTCCATCTCGCCAACGGGGCGACGTTGCTTTTCAGCACCGACCCGGCCGCCTATCTCCCAGTGGTCTTAACGCGCTATGAAGGGGCCGAGTTGATGAATTACTCCCCCTTTATCTATGCCTATGGTCAGGAGGATATCGCCATCACCGGCAGTGGCACCCTCGATGGCCAGGGCGAAGCAGGCGGCTGGTGGACCTGGAAGCGCATTGAGGAGAGCACAGTTGCGAATCGCCCGTACGGCGGAGAATCGGACCGCGAGCGCCTGGTGCGGATGAATCGCGAAGGCACTCCCGTGGCCGAACGCGTTTTCGGACCGGGCTTTCATCTCCGCCCCAATTTCATCCAACCCTACAACTGCCGGAATGTCCTGATTGAAGGTGTCCGTATTGTGAATTCCCCGATGTGGGAGATTCATCCAGTGCTCTGCACCAACGTCATCATCCGCGGGGTGCACATCGACAGCCACGGTCCCAATAATGACGGGTGCGATCCGGAGAGCTGCCGGGATGTGCTGATCGAAGCGTGTTATTTCGATACCGGCGATGACTGCATCGCCATCAAATCAGGGCGCAATGAGGACGGTCGCCGCATTAATGTGCCCAGCGAGAACATCATCATTCGCGGTTGTCAGATGAAGGAGGGCCACGGGGGCGTGGTCATCGGCAGCGAGATCTCGGGGAGCTGCCGCAACGTCTTCGCCGAGGATTGCACCATGGACAGCCCCAATCTCGAGCGGGCTCTGCGCATCAAGACCAATTCATACCGCGGCGGCGTGGTAGAAAACATTTATATGCGCAACATCCGCATCGGCGAGGTCAAGGAGGCGGTGCTCCTCGTCGATTTTAACTATCAGGAGGGCGACGGCGGCCGGTTCACACCAATAGTCCGCGACCTCCAGTTGGAACGGGTTACCAGCCAGAAAAGCCGGCATGCCCTCCATCTTGTTGGCTACGAACGCTCCCCCGTCCGCAATATTCTCATCACCGACTGCCGTTTTGACGGGGTGGAGCGAGGCAACGTCCTCGAGCAGGTCACCGGGCTCAAGATGGAACGCGTTCTCATCAACGGCCAATCCGCCGATACCCCGGCCTCTTGGGCGGAGAAAATGGCTGGCTCGGTGATGCATCGCCGTCCCGGTGCCTACGATGACTGGGATTATGTGACCGGCACTGTACTCACCGGTATCGAGGCGCTCTGGCGCGCGACCGGCGATCCGCGCTATTTTGACTATATCCGTAGCACGGTGGATTCCGTAGTCAGCCCGCTCGGTGCCATCGCCGGGTATAAAGCCGACGAGTACAACATCGATGAGGTGCGCGAGGGGACACTCCTGCTTTTCCTTGCCAAGGAGACCGGTGAGCTGCGATACAAAGTCGCTGCCGACCTCCTCCGCCAGCAGCTGCGCGAGCAGCCGCGCACCCGCTCGGGCGGCTTCTGGCACAAACAGCGCTATCCCTGGCAAATGTGGCTCGACGGTCTCTATATGGGCAGCCCCTTTTATGCCGGCTATGGCGTCCGCTACCATGAGCCTGCGGATCTGGATGATGTCGTCCGTCAGTTTACCCTGATTGACCAGCACCTGCGCGACCCCCGGACCGGCCTCTACTTTCATGGTTGGGACGAGAGCGGACAGCAGAGCTGGGCCGATCCGCGCAGCGGTTGCAGCCCAAGTTTATGGGGCCGCGGCGTCGGCTGGTACGCCATGGCCCTGGTCGACGTCCTCGACGATCTGCCCTCCGGTCATGCCGGCCGTGATTCGCTGCTACAGATACTCCGCCGCCTCGCACCGGCGCTGGCCCGCGTTCAGGATCCCGGGACCGGCCTCTGGTGGCAGGTCCTCGACCAGGGCGGCCGTGAGGGCAACTATCTGGAATCCTCGGCCTCGGCGATGTTCGTCTATACGCTGGCCAAGGGGGTACGCCTCGGCTACCTCGATGCGGAGTGGATGAAAACCGCCGAAAAGGGTTTTCGGGGTATTCTCACAGCTTTTATCCGGGCCAACCCCGATGGCACATACTCGCTGACACACACCTGCAAGACCGCCGGACTCGGCTATGGCCGCGACGGCTCTTACGACTATTATGTCCACCAGACCGAATACGGCGATGACGATGGCAAGGGTGTGGGACCCTTCATCCTCGCCAGTGTCGAGATGGAACTGCTCCGCAAGAAATGA
- a CDS encoding sugar kinase, giving the protein MSSLLIKSPGHCRYDAISLGEVMLRLDPGEGRIHTARAFRAWEGGGEYNVARGLRRCFGMRTAVVTALADNPVGRLIEDFILQGGVDTGWILWVPYDGIGRCVRNGLNFTERGFGVRGAVGCSDRGHTAASQLKPGEIDWEELFGVEGVRWFHTGGIFAALSETTAEVVLEAMKAARRHRTVISYDLNYRPSLWKNIGGVDRARAVNRAIAPFVDVMIGNEEDFSAALGLEVEGVDDILVDLDVSCFTKMITRAVAEFPNFRVVATTLRGVRSAGLNDWGAICWHDGQFFEAPQRRGLEIFDRVGGGDSFASGLIYGFLSGGDAQRAVDLGAAHGALAMTTPGDTSMATLQEVERLAAGGSARVQR; this is encoded by the coding sequence ATGAGTTCACTATTGATCAAATCCCCCGGCCACTGCCGCTATGACGCGATCTCGCTTGGCGAAGTGATGCTCCGTCTTGACCCTGGCGAGGGGCGCATTCATACAGCACGTGCCTTCCGCGCCTGGGAGGGCGGGGGAGAGTACAATGTCGCCCGCGGACTGCGCCGCTGCTTCGGGATGCGCACCGCCGTGGTCACCGCCCTTGCTGACAATCCGGTCGGACGGTTGATTGAGGATTTCATCCTCCAAGGCGGAGTCGATACCGGCTGGATCCTCTGGGTTCCCTACGACGGCATCGGCCGCTGCGTGCGCAACGGCCTCAACTTCACCGAGCGCGGCTTCGGGGTGCGCGGGGCGGTCGGCTGTTCAGATCGCGGTCACACCGCCGCCTCGCAGCTCAAGCCCGGCGAGATCGATTGGGAGGAGCTTTTCGGCGTCGAAGGTGTGCGCTGGTTTCATACCGGCGGCATCTTCGCCGCCCTCTCTGAAACCACCGCCGAGGTTGTCCTCGAGGCGATGAAGGCGGCGCGGCGTCACCGGACGGTCATCTCCTACGATCTCAATTACCGCCCCTCGCTCTGGAAAAACATCGGCGGCGTCGACCGGGCGCGTGCGGTCAACCGTGCCATTGCCCCCTTTGTGGATGTCATGATCGGCAACGAGGAAGATTTTTCTGCCGCCCTGGGGCTGGAGGTCGAGGGAGTCGACGACATACTGGTTGATCTCGACGTGAGCTGTTTCACGAAGATGATCACCCGCGCCGTGGCCGAATTCCCCAATTTCAGGGTGGTCGCCACCACCTTGCGCGGGGTCCGGAGCGCCGGCCTCAACGACTGGGGGGCTATCTGCTGGCACGACGGGCAGTTTTTTGAGGCCCCGCAGCGGCGCGGCCTCGAGATCTTCGATCGCGTCGGTGGAGGCGACAGCTTCGCCTCGGGTCTGATCTATGGCTTTCTCAGCGGCGGCGACGCCCAGCGCGCTGTCGATCTCGGCGCAGCCCACGGCGCCCTGGCTATGACCACACCCGGCGATACCTCCATGGCAACCTTGCAGGAGGTCGAGCGCCTGGCGGCCGGCGGCTCCGCCCGTGTGCAAAGATGA
- the kduD gene encoding 2-dehydro-3-deoxy-D-gluconate 5-dehydrogenase KduD, producing MDKFRLDGRVAIVTGAARGLGQGMALGLAEAGADIVAVDILDLAESRDKIEALGRRCCPVTADLSRKESTAEIISAAQAAMGSIDILVNNAGIIRRQPLLEFSEKNWDDVLDINLRSLFFLSQAAARIMVQQGRGGRIISVASMLSFQGGILVPSYTAAKSGVMGLTRALANELSPYGITANAIAPGYMATDNTAALQADPVRNKAILERIPAGRWGTPEDVQGVVVFLASAAAAYVTGYTIAVDGGWLAR from the coding sequence CTGGACAAGTTCCGATTGGATGGCCGGGTGGCCATCGTCACCGGGGCTGCGCGCGGGCTCGGGCAGGGGATGGCTCTTGGGCTGGCCGAAGCGGGGGCGGATATCGTCGCCGTAGATATTCTGGACTTGGCGGAAAGCCGCGACAAAATCGAGGCTTTGGGGCGGCGCTGCTGTCCGGTCACCGCCGACCTTTCCCGCAAGGAGAGCACAGCGGAGATCATATCGGCGGCACAAGCCGCGATGGGATCGATCGATATCCTGGTCAACAACGCCGGCATTATCCGCCGCCAGCCGCTGCTTGAATTCAGCGAAAAAAACTGGGATGACGTCCTCGATATCAATTTGCGCAGCCTCTTTTTCCTGAGCCAGGCGGCGGCGCGGATCATGGTCCAGCAAGGGCGCGGTGGTCGGATCATCAGTGTGGCTTCGATGCTCTCCTTCCAGGGAGGGATCCTGGTGCCTTCCTACACGGCGGCCAAGAGCGGGGTGATGGGACTGACGCGCGCCCTGGCCAATGAGCTCTCGCCGTACGGCATCACCGCCAACGCCATCGCGCCGGGCTATATGGCAACCGACAACACCGCCGCACTACAGGCCGATCCGGTGCGCAACAAGGCGATTCTTGAGCGTATCCCGGCCGGCCGCTGGGGCACGCCGGAGGATGTGCAGGGGGTGGTCGTCTTTCTCGCCTCCGCCGCGGCGGCCTATGTCACCGGCTATACCATCGCTGTCGATGGCGGCTGGCTGGCGAGATGA
- a CDS encoding DUF4861 domain-containing protein codes for MKKFATLLLLSAALLSACTAQVSDKIKKEYPAALTLHLRNPLPTARMDEIVAIPLEQVKVRAADFNPRAILLIAMGREVPAQHDDADGDGTPDRILANLDLRGRQKVKLTIRYARSGVKERIYTQRTQAELSAKFGGDWKDHKYLGGTFHNIDAITVPKEHTDHSGYFRYEGPGWESDKVGYRFYLDWRNATDLYGKKTTALVLQNVGLDGFESYHHMADWGMDILKVGDALGIGTIAWWDGQKANRIAVTDSVRCRIATVGPLLSRIRTDYFGWKAGPNTLNLHSDLSICAGSRMTRHLVMIHGGIDNLCTGLVKLPDTERIPPPAAGEYTWLATWGVQSLNNDHLGMAVLFRRSDLMEETEDGLNHVAVLKPEGGRLEYYFLGAWALEPGGITTREAFATMLAETAARLNNPVIIE; via the coding sequence ATGAAAAAATTCGCTACGCTTCTCCTGCTGTCTGCGGCGTTGCTGTCGGCCTGCACGGCCCAGGTCAGCGACAAGATAAAAAAGGAGTACCCGGCTGCCCTGACACTCCACCTGCGCAATCCGCTCCCTACCGCTAGGATGGACGAGATCGTGGCCATTCCGCTCGAGCAGGTTAAGGTCAGGGCTGCCGATTTTAATCCCCGCGCCATCCTCCTGATAGCCATGGGCCGGGAGGTACCTGCGCAGCACGATGATGCTGACGGCGACGGCACGCCGGACCGGATTCTCGCCAACCTCGATCTGCGCGGCCGCCAAAAGGTCAAATTGACCATCCGCTATGCCCGCTCCGGGGTCAAGGAGCGCATCTATACCCAGCGCACCCAGGCGGAGCTCTCCGCCAAATTCGGCGGTGACTGGAAGGATCACAAATACCTCGGCGGGACTTTTCACAATATCGATGCCATCACGGTCCCCAAGGAACATACCGACCACTCGGGCTATTTCCGGTATGAGGGTCCGGGCTGGGAATCGGACAAGGTGGGCTACCGCTTTTACCTCGACTGGCGCAATGCCACCGACCTCTACGGCAAAAAGACCACCGCGCTGGTCCTGCAGAATGTCGGCCTCGACGGTTTTGAATCTTACCATCATATGGCCGATTGGGGTATGGATATCCTCAAGGTAGGCGACGCCCTGGGGATCGGCACCATCGCGTGGTGGGACGGTCAGAAAGCCAACCGGATTGCAGTGACCGACAGCGTCCGCTGCCGCATCGCCACGGTGGGGCCGCTGCTGTCGCGCATCCGCACCGATTATTTTGGCTGGAAGGCCGGTCCGAACACTCTCAACCTGCATAGCGACCTCTCCATCTGTGCCGGCAGTCGAATGACCCGCCATCTCGTGATGATCCATGGCGGGATCGACAATCTGTGCACCGGTCTGGTCAAGCTGCCCGATACCGAACGGATCCCGCCACCGGCGGCAGGAGAGTATACCTGGCTGGCCACCTGGGGGGTTCAGAGCCTCAACAACGACCATCTAGGCATGGCGGTGCTGTTCCGCCGCTCTGACCTGATGGAAGAAACGGAGGACGGCCTCAATCACGTTGCGGTTCTCAAGCCGGAAGGTGGCCGCCTCGAATACTATTTTCTCGGCGCCTGGGCGCTTGAACCCGGCGGCATCACGACCCGGGAGGCCTTTGCCACCATGCTGGCTGAAACGGCCGCCCGGCTGAATAACCCGGTCATCATCGAATAG
- the kduI gene encoding 5-dehydro-4-deoxy-D-glucuronate isomerase: protein MQVRYVADAVRFQRMTTAELRQAFLVEALFRPQQLQLFYIEVDRCILGSAVPGAEPLALQSARELASDFFCQRRELGVLNIGARGAVTVDGQRFAMDPRDGLYVGRGNREVLFTSDHADEPALFYLVSFPAHAAYPVRHARWADAEAQRLGSTESANARTIYRYIHPRGIQSCQLVMGFTVLEPGNVWNTMPPHTHERRMEAYLYFDMDAEARVFHLMGTAQETRHLVVADRQVVISPSWSIHSGVGTSRYTFCWSMGGENQTFEDMDGIEIGDLR, encoded by the coding sequence ATGCAGGTACGCTATGTCGCCGACGCGGTACGTTTTCAGCGGATGACCACCGCCGAGCTGCGTCAGGCCTTTCTGGTGGAGGCGCTGTTTCGACCGCAACAGCTGCAGTTGTTCTATATCGAGGTGGACCGTTGTATCCTGGGCTCGGCGGTGCCGGGAGCTGAACCCCTCGCTCTGCAGTCGGCCCGGGAGCTGGCCTCCGACTTTTTCTGCCAGCGCCGTGAACTCGGCGTGCTCAATATCGGCGCCCGGGGTGCGGTGACGGTCGATGGCCAGCGCTTTGCGATGGACCCCAGGGACGGCCTCTACGTCGGCCGAGGCAACCGCGAGGTCCTCTTCACCAGCGACCATGCCGACGAGCCCGCCCTTTTTTATCTCGTCAGTTTTCCGGCACATGCCGCCTATCCTGTGCGCCACGCCCGCTGGGCGGACGCTGAAGCCCAGAGGCTGGGCTCGACGGAAAGTGCCAATGCCCGGACCATCTATCGCTATATCCACCCGCGCGGCATCCAAAGCTGTCAACTGGTGATGGGTTTCACCGTGCTTGAGCCGGGCAACGTCTGGAATACCATGCCACCGCACACGCACGAGCGCCGCATGGAGGCCTATCTTTATTTCGACATGGACGCCGAGGCGCGCGTTTTTCATCTGATGGGTACGGCGCAGGAGACCCGGCACCTGGTTGTGGCCGATCGTCAGGTGGTGATCTCGCCGAGTTGGTCGATCCATTCCGGCGTAGGTACCAGCCGTTATACCTTCTGCTGGAGTATGGGCGGTGAGAACCAGACTTTTGAAGATATGGACGGCATCGAGATCGGCGATTTACGTTAA
- a CDS encoding DUF5123 domain-containing protein produces MRKLLWIAVGLIALAGMAFGQNYVDVTPGDGTLSAALAAANDSDVFRLIPGAEYTESVNKTLGTVVDKRIAIVADGDGSIKPVVKILTDPAEGTCQFFQVGNNGSLLLAGLEFDGAVNNSKSVSYLARCYMGETPAPAAIKKIHLESCVVKNLKGNVIDGANTNLAGNVVVDSTIVNNCIVHDTYTLVHYKYAASNYIQVTNSTMYNITSYGMRIAGYGYTVLTETPEVHIDHTTWYNIGLTDLREIILAEKGLTTYFQKPWYITNSIFSTQTTWETSSKTAINIKETLNDNMATITNICMWQLSSKKNWLKHTVKDTIRMDPGFADPANGDFTIPAGSLLLTYGSDGGPVGDKRWTNNASAVAQPGLQPAGFQLSQNYPNPFNPATTITFSLQAAGLAKLAVYDALGREVAVLAQGILSQGRHACRFAADGLASGLYFYKLTAAGQVWTKKMVLMQ; encoded by the coding sequence ATGAGAAAACTGCTATGGATTGCGGTCGGCCTCATCGCCTTAGCCGGAATGGCCTTCGGCCAGAACTATGTCGATGTCACCCCCGGCGACGGCACACTCTCGGCCGCCCTCGCCGCGGCCAATGACAGCGACGTTTTTCGTCTCATCCCCGGCGCCGAGTACACCGAATCGGTCAACAAGACCCTCGGCACGGTTGTGGACAAGCGCATCGCCATCGTCGCCGACGGCGATGGCTCGATCAAACCCGTCGTTAAAATCCTCACCGATCCCGCCGAAGGCACCTGCCAGTTCTTCCAGGTCGGCAACAACGGCTCCCTGCTCTTGGCGGGCCTCGAATTCGACGGGGCAGTCAACAACAGCAAGTCCGTCTCCTACTTGGCGCGCTGCTACATGGGGGAAACTCCGGCTCCGGCCGCTATCAAAAAGATCCATCTCGAGAGTTGCGTGGTCAAAAACTTGAAGGGCAATGTGATCGATGGGGCCAATACCAACCTGGCTGGCAACGTCGTTGTCGACTCCACCATCGTCAACAACTGTATCGTCCATGATACCTATACCCTGGTACATTATAAATATGCCGCCTCCAACTACATCCAGGTGACCAATTCGACCATGTATAACATCACCAGCTATGGCATGCGTATCGCCGGGTATGGTTACACGGTGCTGACCGAAACCCCGGAAGTCCATATTGATCACACGACCTGGTATAACATAGGGCTGACTGATTTGCGCGAGATCATCCTTGCGGAGAAAGGATTGACTACCTATTTCCAGAAACCCTGGTACATAACGAATTCCATCTTTTCGACACAAACAACGTGGGAGACCAGCAGTAAAACGGCCATCAACATCAAAGAGACTCTCAATGACAATATGGCCACCATCACCAACATCTGCATGTGGCAGCTAAGCTCCAAGAAAAACTGGCTCAAGCACACTGTAAAGGACACCATTCGCATGGATCCCGGCTTCGCAGACCCGGCCAATGGCGATTTCACCATCCCGGCCGGCTCGCTGCTGCTCACCTACGGCAGCGACGGCGGTCCGGTCGGTGACAAGCGCTGGACCAACAACGCCTCGGCGGTGGCGCAGCCCGGACTCCAACCCGCGGGGTTCCAACTGTCGCAGAACTACCCCAACCCCTTCAATCCCGCCACCACCATCACCTTCAGCCTGCAAGCGGCGGGTTTGGCAAAACTTGCCGTCTACGATGCGCTCGGACGCGAGGTCGCGGTGCTGGCCCAGGGGATCCTCTCCCAGGGCCGCCATGCTTGCCGTTTTGCAGCCGATGGCCTGGCCTCTGGTCTCTATTTCTACAAGCTCACAGCAGCCGGCCAGGTCTGGACGAAAAAGATGGTGCTGATGCAGTAA
- a CDS encoding FlgD immunoglobulin-like domain containing protein: MHPAAKPANFTLAQNYPNPFNQGTTLQFTLPEAGEVEGTIYDVASRVVRRMRGGIFTAGTHFWRWDGRDEADRPAASGLYLVRLRFRQQHKVIKLQLLR, encoded by the coding sequence GTGCATCCCGCGGCAAAGCCGGCGAATTTCACGCTCGCGCAGAATTATCCCAATCCCTTCAATCAGGGGACGACTTTACAATTCACTCTTCCGGAGGCGGGCGAAGTGGAAGGGACGATCTATGATGTGGCCAGCCGCGTCGTGCGGCGGATGAGAGGCGGTATATTCACCGCCGGGACCCACTTCTGGCGGTGGGACGGCCGCGATGAAGCGGACCGGCCTGCCGCTTCGGGACTCTATCTCGTTCGCCTCCGCTTTCGACAACAGCACAAGGTTATCAAACTGCAACTCCTGCGCTGA